CTCCGCTCACGTGTTAACTGTAAAAAGCACGTTTACGTCTTGTCATAAACTTTACTCACTGCCACCTCCAATCAAATGgcactccattttttttagaggAACAACAAAAGAGATGTGCTTGAAACTGGCCCTTCCCTGTGTCAGTGTGGAATCAGGATGTTGGAGAGGGGCAGGGCACAAGGGCTGTTAAATATTGACAGCTAGTATAATCATtaaccacccacccacccctgATCTCTTAAACTGGCGGGTCGGCCTAGTTGTCATTCCTTCCTGCTCTGCCACGACTAACGTTGCCACCCGAAACGCAGCTCTTGTTTCTCTCTTTCCATCCTGTAgagtttctttgtctttttcttctaccAACCTGTTTCTCTAACTTAACTACTGCGGCCTAAACCTCGCCATGGCCGTGACGACATGCTGCTCCACTCCAAACGTTGGCCTCGTGACTCCTCGAGGTGAGTACGGCTCAAATTGACGACTGCATGCTCGATTCATTGGAACGTTTCAAACTAATGTGAAcccacatttcttttcttcacaGGGATTACAAACAGcacattattatttgaatattAAAGGGTTTTTAATGCTGAATTGTGGAAacttcaaaaagcttttttagTATTTCGGAGAGGATATTTAATTACCGTTAATTATATCATTTCAGTTTCATTAATTGACTgatgaccagtccagggtgtaacCCGAGGTCACATGGTATAGCTTCACTTGTTAGACTGGGCCGTACaagctgataaaaaaaaaaaaagactatttatttgcttttgcttacatttaatttaaatgcaCTGTTCTGGGAAGGTGGAAGTACGGAATTgaagatttaaaaatatgtatatgtgaACAAGAAACGGTCAGTAAACGGATTAGACACGCCCATATTTTCACATATTGACAGACGTCCTCATAATTGCCACCATAAAATGAGTGTTATCTAGTCAAGCTTTGGCCCTTTGGTCACACTGTTGGTTGATGTGTATTTGAGGCAGTAAAACAGGGAGGAGGAAATTAGGAGGTCAAAGTCACCCAACAGAGGACCATCGTTGAAAGCAGCCAAAATCCTCACTTAACTTCAGCGATCTTTGAACTTTATGTGTTTGGTCCCGCTGTCAGCGAGCGGCCCTCGTTCTCGTCACAGATCGGCCTCGATGAGGCTTTCGGTGCTCGCTGGATGTAACAGCAACTCCATGTGGATGCTGGATCAAGTTCCAGTGGAGGTGCTGTTACTTACAGAGAGTTGCTACAGTGGATGCAATAGCTACTATGTTTCAAGATAGTTTATTAGAAAGAATAATGGGGCACAAGGTGATGACCTATGAATTGACAGCCAGTAATGATAATGTCTGCCTGTCATTTCTGTAGGCCACTGCTGTGTTTGTCCTTCATAACAGTTGTTGGGTCATCATCCATCATCAGTTTGAATGATCTTTGCAGGAGGGTTGAAGATGTACTGTTCTTAAAATTTGTTGACAATATCTCATTaaagttttgacattttcctttATGAGGTTTTACTATGCTGTTTGTGTGTACTGTTACTGTATACAGGTCAGGACAATTTCAGCATCAATATTGGAAGTTCTTATAAAACATACACctgattttcaaaatacaaaattccTTGGGATTCAGATgggcaataaaaaaattgctcttctcgatcagtgtttcccaacttTTATTGAGCAAGGCACAACTTTTCTTAATACACTGACATAATGCAGGGGACCCCAAGATGATCACTGGAAGGGTATTCTTTGTACATTATTACATCCAAGCCAATTTAAACAGAATtagattgactttttttcacagaattgtgactttaaagtgaTCAGTCTCACTTTATATACTATATCCTTTATAGGGAATAAAAAGAcaagggaataaaaaaaaaacgaattcAGGTATACTCACTGACATATTTCTACACCAACTTTTTACTAAATTACAGTATAAACCAACTATGGGACACATTTTAACTATTTGCGGCAGGTTTTTGTCCCTATTTGCAACACGACACAGGATACAGTTATAATAATCAGATTAAACataaatatgttgttttgtttttctgtttgggGGAAATATATATCGTAAATGGGTGCTGACTGGTGAGCATTAATTTTGTAGAAAGGCGCTATATGTGAATTTGCATTTGCTTAAGAGCAGGTCGGACACATTCAATATGGCGTACAAGCTTACGTATTCTAAACCGCTTAAGCGTGGGTACTGTATTGTGCTTTATTGTATTGTACGCACATCAGTGACACCTAGTGGTTCAGAAAAATAAGCGCACTTCCCGTCAGGAAACGCGGTAAAACGCTATTCCGGTTTTGGAAGGACAGCGGCATGGCATCCGTCAGCGACGTGGCTAATGTTAATGGACGAGAAAACGGGGAGCCGGTGGTTAAGCGGCCACGAGAGAACGTCACGTCTGAGTTCCCGCTTCGCACCCCAAAGGAGCCTGCGAACAAAGTGACCGTGGTGCTCGGAGCTCAATGGGGGGACGAGGGCAAAGGAAAAGTTGTGGACCTGCTCGCAATGGATGCGGATATTGTTTGCAGGTGTCAGGTAACGCTCATAATTACACTTGTTACATCAACCAAATGACATTCATACGTCCTCTAATTAAAATGGCAGACGGTTAGAGGCCAGGGAAAGTCGTGTCAGAAAAGCAGTGGTTAAATGTATGACTTCGTTCCGCATATGGACAAGCTACGGTGCTAGCCTTGTTTGTTACCATGTGTTCAACGATAGATTACATTCACCTTGCACGAGAGAATCGTTGTGCTAATCTTTTCAAAGGGGTTGGCGAGTAATCATGCTGTGCTCCCGATACGGTTTATATGAAGTGAAATGATGTAACACGACGTGCTATCTCTGTTACCAGTCCGTGGGATGTGGCGTTTATGTCCCCTTGGAAATTCGaactcttgattttttttatttttttttatttctgcaggGTGGCAACAACGCGGGTCACACCGTAGTCGTGGACTCGGTGGAGTATGACTTCCACCTGCTACCCAGTGGCGTCCTCAACAAGAAAGCCATCTCCTTTATCGGTATATTGGTTCTCTAATTTATTGTGGCGGACTTGAATTTAGATGGAAAGATAAACAGAGTATACATTAAGTCACATGACTTTCATTTGACCTCAAATTGAGCACATATTCACCATTTTAAGAAATGTCTTATTACATCTGCATTTCTTATCAAAGTAATGGAAAAAGTTTTTAAtaattgaattaaataaacatttgatttgttgtCGCAGGCAATGGGGTTGTCATACACCTCCCTGGGCTGTTTGCAGAGGCACAATCGAACCTGAAGAAAGGCAaaggtggaagaaaaaaaaagccttttggaTAAATATGCGTTTGTCATgtttaataaaacatttcatgtgtttttttctttccatgtaGGATTACAAGGATGGGAAGACAGACTTAAGATTTCTGATCGTGCTCACATTGGTGAGTATATTTTTCATGTCAAGTCTTTTGAAATGTGCAAGTGTCTCATTGAGGGTCCCTCGGTCCACTTTTAGTATTCAACTTCCATCAGGCTGTCGATGGCATTCAGGAGcaacagcggcagcagcaagaAGGGAAAAAGTAATTTTGCTAATTATTTTAAGCATTGTGTATCGGGCCCGCTGGAGAGACTGTTCTCAAAACTGACGTTGTTTCATTCACTGATATGTGTTTATCTTTGCTGCAGTTTAGGGACGACCAAAAAGGGCATAGGCCCCGCCTACTCCTCCAAAGCTGCTCGGAATGGCCTCCGTGTGTGTGATCTTGTCTCGGATTTCAAAGTCTTTGAGGACAAGTGAGTTTGCTAATTGCCTCAAATGGATGACGTAAAAGTCAAATATCAGAAAAATTCATATTTGGGTTAAGGTAGTAATTGCTTTGTAAAACAGCTGAGCAATTTTTTGCCTACAGGAGTATGAAAGAacacttattattattttttttttaaggttccGCATGTTAGCAGAGCATTTCCTGACAATGTATCCAAATCTGAATGTAGACATTGAAGGCGATCTGGAGCAGTTAAAGGTGAGAGAGATGGCggactcatacacacacacacatgtattgCGGTTCAtcgaatgtttttttcttatttttttttatgggtttGTAattccaacaatagaacaaaGAGTCCAGACAAAGTGGTAACGTTTGTCAACTGATCCCTTTCTCCAGGGATATGCTGAGCGACTGCGCCCTCTAGTGACAGATGGTGTTTACTTCATGCACAAAGCTCTTACTGGTCCCAGTAAGAAAATCCTGGTGGAGGGGGCAAACGCCGCACTGCTGGATATTGACTTTGGTGAGCGCCAAGAGCATTTGTCATTTCATCCATCTGACCGATCTTCAGCTAATAGACATGTCTCCATTTAGGCACATATCCCTTTGTGACGTCGTCTAACTGCACCGTCGGAGGAGTGTGCACCGGGCTTGGCGTGCCGCCGTCACACGTTGGAAGAGTGTATGGCGTGGTGAAAGCCTACACCACCCGGGTGGGCGTCGGTGCCTTCCCAACAGAACAGGATAATGTGAGTCATGATGCAACATTGTgaatttaaattcaaattagaTTTGACTAAGTTGATTGGGACATGATtgataagataaaaaaaaaaagtagaatcTTGTTTTGATCAAGTTCCTCAAGCAAACACTCATCTTTTCTTACAGGAGACTGGGGCGCTTTTACAATCGCGAGGTCACGAGGTTGGCGTGACAACCGGCAGAAAGCGACGCTGCGGCTGGCTGGACTTGATACTGGTCCGATATGCTCACATGGTCAACGGCTTCTCGGCGTAAGCGGGCATCTCTTTGACCAAATATTTCCTcgtcattgtcacaattgatCCGAGAGTCTTGTATTTGCAGCATCGCCCTGACCAAACTGGACATTTTGGACACCCTGTCGGAGATTAAAGTGGGAGTGGCCTATAACGTTGATGGGAAACCTCTGCCGAGTTTCCCAGGTAAGTGACAAACCTTCATGTTGAtaggtttttttgttttttttagctctgCTGACCAGCATGTCAAGGTGTGCATTTATAAATGGCTTTTGGTTATGGTGCAGCAAACACGGACGTTCTGACGCGCGTCACCGTGGAGTACAAAACTTTCCCCGGGTGGTGCCGCAGCACCGAGGCGGCCCGCAGCTTTCCCGAGCTGCCGTCGCAGGCGCAGAACTACATTCGCTTCATTGAGGACTTCCTGCAAGTGCCAGGTTTGTAAAATCTCCTTCCGCGTCACCAGGGAGAGCGACAGGCTCGGGGCGGGAATGTAAAACGTCCTTTCATTTCCTCTCGTTTCAGTCAAGTGGGTTGGAGTGGGCAAGTCCAGGGAGAGCATGATCAAACTGTACTGATCAGCGGCCACTGCCGTTGACTTCCTCACCCGTGGCCAGTACGACGTCGCTTTGCCATCATTTCACGTGTAAACTCCATCATAATGGAAAGATTTCAGCAGAAAGTCTCACAATTATCAATCACAAGTCAACTTGTGTGTTCCAGCtgatgtttctgtgtttttaggGTGTCAAGTTTTACAATTGGGTATTTACTGTTTAATCATTCCTTTCCACAGTGATGAACCccccttttttaaattctgaaGCTTATGCTTGTTTACCCTTTAACAATTATTTACCGACTTGTGAGGAGTaccatcagcatttttttaaacctgaGGTGGCATGATAGAGTAGCTAGCATTCATGGCAACGTGAAAGCCCATTATGCAATAAtgttgacgttttttttttttttttcttgaactgttttaaatgcatttaagTTGTTTGTAACCGTGATTGTTAGAgtgtgtgttgtatttttggaGCTCATtctcaccacaaaaaaaaaaaaatatcggaTTTCCACGCCACAATTTTGCCCCCCCCAGAAACCATTGatgtaaatataaaaagaGACTCGTAATAGTAAACGTCATTCGGTTTCTATATGGCATCATATTCCCCTTGTGGCTTGCTATTGTCAATAAATGGAAACTTCAATCTTACAAGTTTTAATCCTACATTGGGTGATTCCAGTAATTATTACTTATAAGAAATGTGCAGAATTATTCACCCTTCCAGTATTTTACTCCCTTTTAAACCTTGCTGTAAAAGCTTTTCAGTGCCTGGAGGAATTAGATTAAACTGTAAAGTGGTTTCCTCTAGAGATCGATGCTGAGGTGTAAGTCTTTCTAATGCAACTAAAACCTTCATTCTTGCACTAACTGATCAAAATAGTCACGCAATAAGTCAAACTTAGTTTTGCTTAAATTCTCCTCACTTGTTACAATTGAGACTAAATATCTCTTTGTATCCAAATTGTAATTCGgtcctttttgtcatttcagagCTCGTCATAGAGAAACAATACACTCGCATGCATCCTATGAGAAAAGCACCAAAAGCAGAATTCAGTCTTGTAACACAATACCATTCAGAAAATAGTGGTGCATATTCTTTTTCATGGTGCACCTTCACTTAAATAAGCAAAAGATGCAGACGTTTGCTAACCAATCCATTTTCAGCCTCAAGAAGTCTGCATCATCAAAAATGATGCAGTTAATTGAAACTAAAGTGCTCTTAATTGCACGCTCGTCagagcctccctccctctgcaTTTTATTTACCACCATCCTCTTTAGTAAATGTCAACACATTTATGCGTCAGCTAACATTTCGAGGGgaggtatttctttttttttttaattcctgcCTAGCTTCTTTACAGGTGAGCAGTTGCCCTTCACTGGATGGACTTTAAGCGCAAGTGTGTGGAACCAGAGCTAAAAAGTAACAAgtaagtcttgttttttttctttcttaatatTTAACAAATGCCGCCTTGGTAAAACAAAGATATTGCAGAAGTAAGGGAAGCTTTACTTGTTATTTGACACCCCAGCAGCTTCCCTGTGACTATACTGGATAAACAATggggaaataaatgaatctATTTACATTTGAACAATTTATGACTGACAAGATGACAAGATAGGAAGGAAATGTGTTTCTGCTTTAGTCAATCTAGAGACAGACAGTCACTCCAATGTAAACTGAACCAAGGGAGATAAATGCCTTGCACTTGATCTGTTGAGTGCATGATACAAATCCAATTTAAACATAAGTACAGCACCAGGATAGAGTTCAtcataaataacattttacaaTTGCGGTGCTGTGCACATTACCAATGTGATGCTTTGCTTTATGTGTCTGGCCATAACGttgacattcaaatcacaattGGCAGTAACCCTCACTTTGGATTATCCCTGTCAGAAAGGTTTCAACTGGTAATATAATATGGTTCTAGTTTTGTAGGTcatatgaataaaatgatttgtgaTGAGTGCATTGCTGTTGGCTCTGCGCTGGTTACACAGGAATACTCATTTGTGCATTCAAAGTAGCTATGGCATAACCAAATAGAATGCTTTTTGTCTCAAGATGGTACGGTGGAAGAGGCTAAAGACAAAGGACAGAAATAGATGCCAGTGAATTTGATTTTAGGATGGGTGAAgcaacagacatttttaaaggtCTGGAGTTGCAAGCCATTGATGAGAAAAGCatatttaacaaataaaatgaaaaaacttgCAGGTATTAAAGTTTCTGTTGGTAGGTGTGCAGCATTTGCTAACACCCACATCCAGGTTGTTCCTAATTAGCATTATGAACTGTTGAGGAGtctcatttagacaaaagtagcaCTTGGTCGCTCCCATCTTATGGCATGCTTACACGTTATTGTTTGtgattcaatttaaaaaaagctgaGTACTACACTCACCAAATGATCAACTGTGCTTTAAATTTGGCGCACACACAGACTACTACAGCACTTGTGTCAAGTAGTATGAGGTTATCGAGACACGGGAGGCTGAGCTGGCTCCCCAGTGGGCACGGATCAGACCTCAATGAATCCCACCATCGATCCCACACAAACAGCCGCAAAGGGGGGCGACCACATGATGCAATGTCCATTTCCACATTCCATTTCATGCATGGtgcttttcttcctcctccctctttGAGACcaatctttttctctctcgtcACCATCGTAATGTCAGCTTGATTGAGTATTTTTCTCCTCCCTCGTGTGTTCAGCCTTGCTTCTtcctcactcacacacacacattgctgcATGAGGCGACTGCAACTCTGGcttcttatttttcttcatttttaagGTAGGAGCACTGTGCTGAATACATTACGGACCCCCTCGTGTTAAAAGAAGGATTATTAAG
The sequence above is drawn from the Syngnathus acus chromosome 14, fSynAcu1.2, whole genome shotgun sequence genome and encodes:
- the adssl gene encoding adenylosuccinate synthase, like produces the protein MASVSDVANVNGRENGEPVVKRPRENVTSEFPLRTPKEPANKVTVVLGAQWGDEGKGKVVDLLAMDADIVCRCQGGNNAGHTVVVDSVEYDFHLLPSGVLNKKAISFIGNGVVIHLPGLFAEAQSNLKKGKGLQGWEDRLKISDRAHIVFNFHQAVDGIQEQQRQQQEGKNLGTTKKGIGPAYSSKAARNGLRVCDLVSDFKVFEDKFRMLAEHFLTMYPNLNVDIEGDLEQLKGYAERLRPLVTDGVYFMHKALTGPSKKILVEGANAALLDIDFGTYPFVTSSNCTVGGVCTGLGVPPSHVGRVYGVVKAYTTRVGVGAFPTEQDNETGALLQSRGHEVGVTTGRKRRCGWLDLILVRYAHMVNGFSAIALTKLDILDTLSEIKVGVAYNVDGKPLPSFPANTDVLTRVTVEYKTFPGWCRSTEAARSFPELPSQAQNYIRFIEDFLQVPVKWVGVGKSRESMIKLY